A window of the Zeugodacus cucurbitae isolate PBARC_wt_2022May chromosome 4, idZeuCucr1.2, whole genome shotgun sequence genome harbors these coding sequences:
- the LOC105214864 gene encoding TOX high mobility group box family member 4 isoform X1 produces MNAQFHTPSFGDEVIFDLPDNETDCETISKVQGGAGIYTTPSSLINQHQEEAVFHQEQFETKRIRSMDVSMDDYHSANDESFANTAYTVSPTKNAQNTPTATLAARKQLAPTATDANEPAKPLSAYGLFFRDTVSAIKQQNPNCTFQELSRIVSSMWEALDSSHKNVYSKKHEVAQAEYMKQMRAYRQQQDEQQQQLAANVNATPAPALQTKPAVFTISRYNNADDTSNNTSQNNLAGNNETTVSAAQPPVQAATPTPTTETNSAVNDPPQPQMQMLSEAGAVQKCTRENCNKRAIINPDWEDEYCSNECVVIHCRNVFNAWVQSNLESRKQ; encoded by the exons ATGAATGCGCAGTTCCATACACCATCATTTGGAGACGAGGTAATATTTGATTTGCCAGACAACGAGACGGATTGCGAAACTATAAGTAAGGTTCAAGGTGGTGCAGGAATTTACACCACCCCCAGTAGCTTAATTAATCAACATCAAGAAGAGGCAGTTTTTCATCAAGAACAATTTGAG ACAAAAAGAATTCGTAGCATGGACGTGTCTATGGATGATTACCATAGTGCCAACGACGAATCGTTCGCAAATACTGCGTACACAGTATCTCCAACGAAAAATGCACAAAATacaccaacagcaacattaGCTGCACGTAAGCAGTTAGCGCCAACTGCTACCGACGCCAATGAGCCCGCCAAGCCATTGTCAGCATATGGACTATTCTTTCGCGATACTGTTAGcgctataaaacaacaaaatccaAACTGTACTTTTCAGGAGTTATCGCGTATCGTTTCATCTATGTGGGAAGCGCTAGATTCGAGCCACAAAAATGTGTACAGCAAAAAGCATGAAGTGGCGCAGGCCGAATATATGAAACAAATGCGCGCTTATCGGCAACAACAGgatgaacagcaacaacaattagcaGCTAATGTGAATGCTACACCAGCGCCTGCTTTACAAACAAAACCCGCTGTGTTCACAATCTCACGCTACAACAATGCAGACGACACCAGCAATAACACCAGTCAGAACAATCTTGCCGGCAACAATGAAACAACCGTTAGTGCTGCACAACCACCGGTGCAAGCGGCAACGCCAACTCCAACTACAGAAACAAACAGCGCAGTGAACGATCCACCACAGCCACAAATGCAAATGCTAAGTGAAGCGGGTGCAGTGCAGAAATGCACACGCGAGAATTGTAATAAACGCGCTATCATCAATCCCGATTGGGAAGATGAGTATTGTAGCAATGAGTGTGTCGTCATACACTGTCGCAATGTGTTCAACGCTTGGGTACAATCGAATCTGGAGTCGCGGAAGCAATAA
- the LOC105214864 gene encoding TOX high mobility group box family member 4 isoform X2 gives MKKLLTKRIRSMDVSMDDYHSANDESFANTAYTVSPTKNAQNTPTATLAARKQLAPTATDANEPAKPLSAYGLFFRDTVSAIKQQNPNCTFQELSRIVSSMWEALDSSHKNVYSKKHEVAQAEYMKQMRAYRQQQDEQQQQLAANVNATPAPALQTKPAVFTISRYNNADDTSNNTSQNNLAGNNETTVSAAQPPVQAATPTPTTETNSAVNDPPQPQMQMLSEAGAVQKCTRENCNKRAIINPDWEDEYCSNECVVIHCRNVFNAWVQSNLESRKQ, from the exons ATGAAGAAACTTTTA ACAAAAAGAATTCGTAGCATGGACGTGTCTATGGATGATTACCATAGTGCCAACGACGAATCGTTCGCAAATACTGCGTACACAGTATCTCCAACGAAAAATGCACAAAATacaccaacagcaacattaGCTGCACGTAAGCAGTTAGCGCCAACTGCTACCGACGCCAATGAGCCCGCCAAGCCATTGTCAGCATATGGACTATTCTTTCGCGATACTGTTAGcgctataaaacaacaaaatccaAACTGTACTTTTCAGGAGTTATCGCGTATCGTTTCATCTATGTGGGAAGCGCTAGATTCGAGCCACAAAAATGTGTACAGCAAAAAGCATGAAGTGGCGCAGGCCGAATATATGAAACAAATGCGCGCTTATCGGCAACAACAGgatgaacagcaacaacaattagcaGCTAATGTGAATGCTACACCAGCGCCTGCTTTACAAACAAAACCCGCTGTGTTCACAATCTCACGCTACAACAATGCAGACGACACCAGCAATAACACCAGTCAGAACAATCTTGCCGGCAACAATGAAACAACCGTTAGTGCTGCACAACCACCGGTGCAAGCGGCAACGCCAACTCCAACTACAGAAACAAACAGCGCAGTGAACGATCCACCACAGCCACAAATGCAAATGCTAAGTGAAGCGGGTGCAGTGCAGAAATGCACACGCGAGAATTGTAATAAACGCGCTATCATCAATCCCGATTGGGAAGATGAGTATTGTAGCAATGAGTGTGTCGTCATACACTGTCGCAATGTGTTCAACGCTTGGGTACAATCGAATCTGGAGTCGCGGAAGCAATAA
- the LOC105214863 gene encoding uncharacterized protein LOC105214863 — protein sequence MHSATHSPTTAAPSAMQRPNVTANGLELTTTPPVAPARHTRPLPAQRAGSGCVSGNGSSSSTTTSSPPQYSEDLRRANMPTTLDLLPRQGSVSSTKTCEVDLGDEERDTFSPVSTATSSSDGVVDECVDGSSPSDGAVLTAGGGGDNVGSVAARAINNGGSSFDNKAYDGVHVSTAAPTPAARLKVSNGSGGSAVAVAGSGIHSTSKEEKQRQNEEIVIMETSSISSETGSWESVFPHANSIAAGSIVSTAATGAPIAGINSTTTVGKIGEVSFPAFSTEFSHSENKLPKAAFELPKERDKCGVAELQVNLLKEPDIAPYLRERTYSTGASVTADTSSLFTGISAHSLLRDLERRENPMNSSGHSACFIDASSLRDEDEVLSFPSLDGQQSNEDAKDIEEHVEEPKKAVGVEDEDSPTKKLESFHKAFAKCKVKSKDLPEPVETCDTSKSSSSSNSGADSPQKQISVASATSTNNLSDEEKLWKREHEIQKAPLHAETKDAKVQQLATQQHASTHEDATEASVSLAADADSSDSSEIVKLRREQEHKPRPYIFQHNMQQFSIHPLAVSPKFSVHGSTGASISHPTAVNAAHNDLSYTTDYSSSSPAPSLVWSEHEHRPSLSGRAHVDDYDGHSHKAFTHPDTPHNSIAHIENASSNNSSIHRDYTMSSSLSHQRDSGAYCSDATDSPVPMPRTPKRSKFDESNPIISGGASIKDFAPKQCESPPVHRRLESCPIVSGGFASLDFEPTRPLADDDDDQVELRSRPKTRKPIPGIASWVVDMSDCRSERRKSTSSTSSMEVSAGKFRERSDSTSSHKSGCGFYVSLDNMDNKPNTDDLNKKPMKPQMSKSYTAPKPTGFFVNLSKSEYTTAEEVKPEEPKSEDTTAADKKNIFSMFIDIGESKKPIGTPRKEPFSLAQRLSSSYASHAAQKRADDVMRSSASSTETLMAKSSSLKMNIDNEICGESKSLDYKCNLEPPITVAAIRRLSQQQRAQNDATKRHSWGNNASKEGVTCDYKRSISLTANSNESGGNGLMSIIDKIPLISKASSLSVDSSLSPFDEYTGSKSELSTCSNNSARNSVSGGERDDEVFLSGTGAANGGRVKRRRRDVQINETFDKSSLASITDGVLSKDLSPASTTDTEDLTFQQDEELAMREAALQQQQLQQQIPSNRSSAIIMETIIEAKETSSPKKNASGHTMETLHATIEKQKMLLETVNEHGEVEKGTFVKLSDMDKPTKFELHSPESMSKSVGNHRQINRLFRDDSKTRPHSWTMTRSQGNSFLSITNSVENLRSLSRLFPNFSKEFSNSLPNDIICDQMDYIQTDISGDSSLASSISRSGMDESSISCRQPRRLGEDLLKMFLQEIATDMIVEVHGRRIKAHKCILRSRCQYFAAMLAGSGAQSVVSLQGYSYSAVHFALCHIYSGASHPPDGISLMELAALADLLGLEGLKEVTAHALKTNYCHNFHKPCSGCIDGILQVLPVALTHSLDDLYRKCLRWTCRHYMKVWPTRQFAQLPADILGRCRQQIVAYMTSESVLDTVLDCDNLLTQLATYRWGGICESLVRDILDAAYTYIADHFASLIASDSFLSLGHDRSCHIPRLESVLLRTASSLTPDQACRSYQRVTRLNTVLQAKVIQMPANLGELAKELQGLQEEDLDWDSEYIRLVSAILSAVEQCLIRQCSRAMRVTAWQRMDLDLRKKIQTLARLTEPMDLKRSKPVSKAFTFSGSTRNQDLYQVKLAIQAHSKRAMAQDTQLYKATQTQEAGNVQTTERGVQANNDIREGTSKILKSNTRVHVPQALRASSQSATTSERNSLNTHRRTQSEAPMHINKVVTTAPALPPKPTSAEVKNDTNKKTVPRLSEVRPRYLEPRKVHAPAGFGNGPVRSATSSSIPATSKGKGRQISSSDSSRTSSPAARKTANLIGRKSINMSLDSLASPSRRGRTMRMKAADNADRLSDRGGDSLGDSMKSSVMTNKAISQESLSSVTKLSRSNPLIGNSGKQSAAVGSKSQNGKMANGIVKTNRAASIGTKPPKHLQQQNIKSTGSSPSSVTTNKSAASRLSSVSSTHSSRDMFKNRSISMPGQSASQGTAAGGQHTAGSGGGPRHSFLSAKSREILAKRAEKNKLQQQQQTANSSGDERSNTNAVPAPTNNQQQHQQKQHHPHTGPIRSASHTAVTATANANYTRNSLPSNIPTRRPNSLQLKKTTTNNQIASNKNNNTVNQMAHLNNKNKIINATNGVLKAAHAVKQKIELFIDTSTSAAGRGEKATPPPPTQPTQKCNDQQSQQTRVETKLERSSTFCKESSDMDINELQIIE from the exons atgcacaGTGCAACACATTCACCAACAACGGCCGCGCCATCAGCGATGCAACGTCCCAACGTGACTGCCAATGGCCTTGAGTTAACCACAACGCCTCCAGTAGCGCCCGCGCGGCACACGCGCCCCTTGCCCGCACAGCGCGCCGGCAGTGGCTGTGTCAGCGGCAATGGCAGCAGCTCATCCACGACCACATCGTCGCCACCGCAATACAGCGAGGATTTACGGCGCGCCAATATGCCCACCACATTGGATTTGCTGCCGCGTCAAGGCAGCGTTTCGTCGACCAAGACCTGCGAAGTCGATTTGGGCGATGAGGAGCGTGACACTTTTTCGCCTGTGAGCACCGCCACCAGCAGCAGCGATGGCGTCGTAGACGAATGTGTGGACGGTAGTAGTCCCAGTGATGGTGCCGTGCTGACTGCAGGTGGTGGTGGTGATAACGTTGGCAGCGTCGCAGCGCGCGCAATCAACAATGGCGGTAGCTCATTTGATAATAAAGCCTACGATGGTGTGCATGTATCTACGGCAGCACCAACGCCAGCCGCGCGTTTGAAAGTGTCCAATGGCAGTGGAGGCAGTGCGGTGGCTGTAGCTGGTAGCGGTATTCATTCCACTTCGAAGGAGGAGAAGCAGCGACAGAACGAGGAGATCGTCATTATGGAAACGTCGTCGATTTCTTCGGAAACTGGCTCGTGGGAATCTGTGTTTCCACACGCTAACAGTATTGCTGCAGGCAGTATAGTGTCCACAGCAGCAACGGGCGCCCCCATTGCAGGCATTAACAGCACAACAACTGTTGGAAAAATTGGTGAAGTGAGTTTTCCTGCTTTTAGTACAGAATTTTCTCATAGTGAAAACAAACTGCCTAAAGCAGCCTTCGAGCTGCCGAAGGAGCGCGATAAATGCGGCGTAGCCGAGCTGCAAGTTAATTTACTTAAAGAACCTGATATTGCACCCTATCTACGAGAGCGTACCTACTCAACGGGCGCGTCTGTAACTGCAGACACCAGCTCATTATTCACTGGCATCAGTGCACATTCACTGTTGCGTGATCTTGAAAGGCGTGAGAATCCAATGAATTCTTCTGGGCATAGCGCTTGCTTTATTGACGCATCATCGCTGCGTGACGAAGATGAAGTGCTCTCCTTCCCAAGTCTGGATGGACAGCAGTCGAATGAGGATGCTAAGGACATTGAAGAACATGTGGAAGAGCCAAAGAAAGCGGTTGGTGTAGAAGATGAAGATTCGCCGACCAAAAAACTTGAATCATTCCATAAAGCATTtgccaagtgcaaagtgaaatCCAAAGACTTGCCTGAACCTGTAGAAACATGTGATACATCAAAGTCAAGTTCCAGTTCGAATTCTGGGGCAGATTCACCACAGAAACAAATTTCAGTTGCCTCTGCCACTTCCACAAATAATCTCTCGGACGAGGAAAAACTATGGAAACGTGAGCATGAAATTCAAAAGGCTCCACTGCATGCTGAAACCAAGGATGCTAAGGTTCAACAACTTGCTACCCAACAACATGCCTCTACACATGAGGATGCCACTGAGGCCTCTGTTTCATTGGCGGCTGATGCTGATTCCTCGGATTCTTCAGAAATCGTTAAATTGCGTCGCGAACAAGAACATAAGCCACGCCCATATATTTTCCAACACAATATGCAACAATTTAGTATTCATCCCTTGGCGGTGAGTCCTAAATTTTCCGTGCACGGCTCGACAGGTGCCAGCATTTCACATCCGACTGCAGTAAATGCTGCACACAATGATCTCAGCTACACAACCGACTACTCTTCATCCAGTCCCGCGCCGAGCTTAGTTTGGTCCGAACATGAGCACCGTCCTAGTTTAAGCGGTCGCGCTCATGTCGATGACTACGACGGTCACTCGCATAAAGCATTTACTCATCCGGACACACCGCATAACTCCATAGCACACATAGAGAACGCTTCAAGCAACAACTCTTCCATACATCGTGACTATACAATGTCTTCTTCACTATCACACCAACGCGATTCGGGCGCATACTGCAGTGATGCTACAGATTCACCGGTACCAATGCCACGCACGCCAAAACGCTCCAAGTTCGATGAGTCAAATCCCATTATTTCTGGTGGGGCTTCAATCAAAGATTTTGCGCCCAAGCAATGCGAGAGCCCACCTGTACATCGTCGTTTGGAGTCGTGCCCTATTGTCTCGGGTGGCTTTGCTTCATTAGACTTTGAACCGACACGTCCGCTGgccgatgatgatgacgatCAGGTTGAATTGCGTTCAAGACCGAAGACGCGTAAGCCTATACCTGGTATAGCGTCATGGGTTGTGGATATGAGCGACTGTCGTTCAGAGCGTCGTAAGAGCACCAGTTCAACTTCAAGCATGGAGGTATCTGCTGGTAAATTTCGGGAACGTTCCGATTCGACAAGTTCGCATAAGAGCGGTTGcggtttttatgtttctttagATAATATGGATAATAAGCCCAATACCGATGATCTCAATAAAAAACCAATGAAGCCGCAAATGAGTAAATCGTACACGGCACCGAAACCGACCGGCTTCTTTGTAAATCTCTCGAAGAGCGAATATACAACGGCCGAAGAAGTCAAACCTGAGGAGCCTAAGTCTGAGGATACAACGGCTGcagataagaaaaatatttttagtatgttTATAGATATAGGTGAGAGTAAGAAGCCGATTGGAACTCCAAGGAAGGAGCCATTTAGTTTAGCGCAACGTCTGTCTAGTTCGTATGCTTCGCACGCTGCTCAAAAACGCGCTGACGATGTGATGCGTTCAAGCGCAAGCTCGACGGAAACATTAATGGCAAAAAGTAGCAGTTTAAAGATGAATATAGATAATGAAATATGTGGTGAGAGCAAGTCGCTTGACTATAAGTGCAACCTTGAACCACCTATCACAGTCGCGGCCATACGGCGGCTATCACAGCAACAGCGCGCTCAAAACGACGCAACGAAGCGACACTCGTGGGGCAATAATGCCTCAAAAGAAGGTGTGACATGCGACTACAAACGCTCCATTAGTCTTACAGCAAATTCAAATGAGAGCGGTGGTAACGGACTAATGAGTATCATCGATAAAATACCGTTAATATCGAAAGCATCGTCATTGTCGGTGGACAGCTCGTTGTCACCTTTCGACGAATACACCGGTTCCAAGTCTGAGCTGAGCACATGTTCTAACAATTCGGCACGAAACTCGGTATCGGGTGGAGAACGTGATGATGAGGTATTTCTCTCTGGTACTGGTGCCGCAAACGGTGGACGCGTTAAAAGACGACGTCGTGATgtacaaatcaacgaaacattTGACAAAAGTAGTTTGGCTTCCATAACAGACGGTGTGCTTTCAAAAGATTTATCTCCAGCATCCACCACTGATACTGAGGATTTGACTTTCCAACAGGATGAGGAATTGGCAATGCGTGAGGCGGcactgcagcagcaacagctgcaacaacagaTACCCTCAAATCGCTCATCAGCTATTATTATGGAAACCATAATTGAGGCCAAAGAAACTTCATCACCGAAAAAGAATGCATCCGGACATACCATGGAGACTCTACACGCAACCATagagaaacaaaaaatgttgctcGAAACGGTGAATGAGCATGGCGAAGTTGAGAAGGGCACATTTGTGAAATTATCCGATATGGATAAACCTACAAAGTTCGAACTACACTCACCCGAGTCGATGAGTAAGAGTGTGGGCAATCATCGACAAATCAATCGGCTATTTCGGGACGATTCGAAAACGCGTCCACACTCCTGGACCATGACACGTTCTCAAGGCAATAGTTTCCTTAGCATAACAAATTCGGTGGAGAACTTGCGCAGTTTGTCACGTCTGTTTCCGAACTTTTCGAAAGAATTCTCCAACTCATTGCCGAACGACATTATCTGTGATCAAATGGACTACATACAAACGGATATCAGCGGCGATTCCAGTCTAGCTTCGAGTATCAGTCGTTCCGGTATGGACGAGTCTTCTATATCGTGCCGTCAACCACGTAGATTGGGTGaggatttattgaaaatgttcCTGCAAGAGATTGCCACCGACATGATTGTCGAAGTGCACGGTCGGCGCATCAAGGCGCACAAATGTATTCTACGCTCGCGCTGTCAGTATTTTGCGGCCATGTTGGCTGGTAGTGGCGCACAGAGTGTGGTCTCACTACAGGGTTATTCCTACTCCGCCGTACATTTTGCATTGTGTCACATCTATTCCGGAGCTTCGCATCCGCCCGATGGCATTAGCTTGATGGAGTTAGCTGCTTTAGCAGATCTTCTCGGCTTAGAGGGCCTGAAGGAAGTTACTGCGCACGCCTTGAAGACGAACTACTGTCACAATTTTCACAAACCCTGTTCGGGTTGTATAGATGGCATACTACAGGTCTTGCCTGTAGCATTGACCCACTCGCTAGATGATTTGTATCGCAAATGCTTGCGTTGGACTTGTCGCCACTACATGAAAGTATGGCCAACTCGTCAGTTTGCTCAGTTGCCAGCAGATATATTGGGACGTTGTCGGCAGCAAATAGTTGCTTATATG ACATCGGAGAGCGTGTTGGACACAGTACTCGATTGTGATAACTTACTGACACAGTTGGCGACCTATCGCTGGGGCGGTATTTGTGAGAGTCTTGTACGTGATATATTGGACGCCGCCTATACCTATATTGCCGATCACTTTGCCAGCCTGATAGCGAGTGACTCGTTCCTATCGCTCGGCCACGATCGCAGTTGTCACATACCGCGTCTGGAGAGCGTTCTATTGCGCACAGCGTCGTCGCTCACACCAGATCAGGCATGCCGCAGCTATCAGCGTGTGACACGCCTCAACACTGTGTTGCAGGCGAAAGTCATACAAATGCCGGCGAATCTCGGTGAATTGGCTAAAGAGTTGCAGGGCTTGCAAGAGGAGGACTTGGATTGGGATTCGGAGTATATTCGTTTGGTGAGCGCCATACTCTCCGCGGTGGAACAATGTCTCATTCGACAGTGTTCCCGTGCTATGCGTGTGACTGCTTGGCAGCGTATGGATCTCGATTTGCGTAAAAAGATACAGACATTGGCACGTCTCACCGAACCTATGGATCTGAAGCGCAGCAAACCAGTTTCGAAAGCGTTCACCTTTAGTGGTAGCACACGCAACCAGGACCTGTATCAGGTTAAGTTGGCTATACAGGCGCATTCGAAGCGCGCTATGGCGCAGGATACACAACTCTACAAGGCAACGCAGACGCAGGAAGCGGGTAATGTACAGACCACAGAGCGCGGTGTGCAAGCCAACAACGATATACGTGAAGGCACAA GTAAAATTCTTAAATCGAACACCCGCGTCCATGTGCCTCAAGCGCTGCGCGCCAGCTCACAGAGTGCCACCACTTCTGAACGCAACAGTTTGAACACACATCGCCGCACTCAATCCGAAGCGccaatgcatataaataaagtcgTCACAACCGCGCCAGCGTTGCCACCAAAACCAACGAGCGCCGAGGTAAAGAACGACACGAACAAGAAAACGGTACCGCGTTTGTCTGAGGTGCGCCCTCGTTATTTGGAGCCACGCAAAGTGCACGCGCCAGCAGGATTCGGCAACGGTCCAGTACGTAGCGCCACAAGTTCCAGCATACCGGCCACCAGCAAGGGTAAAGGCCGTCAGATCTCATCTAGCGATAGTTCCCGCACTTCCAGTCCAGCCGCGCGTAAAACCGCTAACCTAATCGGACGCAAATCCATTAATATGTCGCTGGACAGTTTGGCGTCGCCATCGCGTCGTGGCCGTACCATGCGTATGAAGGCCGCCGACAATGCTGACCGTTTATCGGATCGTGGCGGTGATTCGCTCGGTGACAGCATGAAAAGTTCAGTGATGACAAATAAAGCGATATCACAGGAATCACTTTCGAGCGTAACTAAGCTGTCACGTTCGAATCCGCTCATTGGTAACAGCGGCAAACAGTCGGCAGCTGTCGGCAGTAAGTCGCAAAACGGCAAGATGGCTAATGGAATTGTGAAGACGAATCGCGCTGCGAGCATCGGCACCAAACCTCCGAAGCATTTGCAACAGCAAAATATAAAGTCAACCGGCTCGAGTCCCTCGTCGGTGACCACAAACAAGTCAGCGGCCAGCCGACTCTCATCTGTTTCATCCACACACTCATCGCGCGATATGTTTAAAAACCGTTCGATATCGATGCCGGGTCAATCAGCGTCACAGGGCACTGCTGCTGGTGGTCAACACACAGCAGGCTCTGGCGGTGGACCACGTCATAGTTTCCTATCGGCCAAATCGCGTGAGATACTCGCCAAACGCGCggagaaaaacaaattacaacagcaacaacaaaccgcCAATAGCTCCGGTGATGAACGGAGCAATACGAACGCCGTCCCTGCACCCACCAATAAtcagcagcaacatcaacaaaaGCAACATCATCCGCACACCGGTCCAATTCGTTCCGCCTCACACACAGCCGTCACAGCGACGGCCAATGCTAATTATACGCGCAATTCGCTGCCATCAAATATACCGACACGTCGCCCCAACTCGTTACAActgaagaaaacaacaacaaataatcaaatagctagcaataaaaataataatactgtcAATCAAATGGcacatttgaataataaaaacaaaatcattaacgccaccaatggtgtgttGAAGGCAGCGCATGCGGTCAAGCAGAAAATCGAATTGTTCATCGATACGTCCACGTCAGCGGCTGGCCGCGGTGAGAAGGCAACGCCGCCACCACCAACTCAACCGACTCAAAAATGCAACGACCAACAATCGCAACAGACACGTGTCGAAACGAAATTGGAGCGTTCGAGTACGTTTTGCAAGGAGTCCTCCGACATGGACATCAATGAATTGCAGATTATTGAGTAG